Genomic window (Syntrophales bacterium):
ACATAAATCCTTGGTGTCAAGTAGCCGCTGGAACCTGAAAAATGATTCCAGCGGCTACTTCAATCCTCGCTTGAGACCTACATTTTCAAACCGCCAGATTTAGGGCATTTTCACGCCGCCGCCAACAGCGATCTCGATGCCCGTGATGCAGCGGGGATGAACGCAGGAGCCAGTGTTGTAATAGGCGCGGTCAGGAGATAAGGGGTCGTGTCCCCGGATTTCCGGGCCAGATTACGGGCGCGCCCCCCGCCCATACTTCCCATCCTCCCCTCAAGCTCCATCCGTTCCGTAAGTGAGAGGTTTTCAAAGACGGGCCGGTGGGTGTGGCCTTCCGGGGGCAGGGTCGGGGTGGGGGGCAATTTGTGGGAAATAGGGCTCTGTCCCTATTTTTAAAAAATTGCGGACATGCGCGCCCTTGAACTCTGTTTCCTTATCGCCCGCGTAGATCACCAGGCCCGGGCCGAACGCCTTGTCGATCTTTTGCAGGTGCGGGAAGGCCTTGCAGAAATCAGGCGAAAACGTCCGCGACGCCTTGATCTCTATGGGCGTAAGCCCCGCGGCGTTTTCGATGATGAGGTCTGCTTCGAGCCCGTTGTTGTCCCGAAAAAAATAGAGACCGGGTTCTTCCCCCTTGTTGAGGCGGGTTTTCAGCGCCTCCGCGACGACGAGGTTTTCGAACAATCCGCCGAGAAGCGGGTGGGTGGCAATCTGCCCGACCTCCCTGATGCCCAGAAGATAGGCAACAAGTCCCGGCTCGATGAAATAGAGCTTCGGCGATTTGATGAGACGCTTGCCAAAATTCTTGTAGTAGGGCGGCAGGCGAAAAACAATGAATGACGCTTCGAGGATTCCCAGCCATTCGGCCAGCGTTGTGGAACTCACCCCGGTGGAATTTGCCAGATCACTCATGCTCGCCACCTGCCCCACCCTTCCCGCCAGAAGCCGTAAAAAGGTTTCAAAGGCAATGATGTTGCGGATGGCCGCGAATTGCCGGACGCCGCGCTCGACATAGGTCTGATAGTAATTCCGATAGAGCGACGTAACCTGGAGCTCGGCTTCGTAAAGCCGGGGCATGAAGCCTTGATAGAGGTATTCGTCCCTGTCGAGTATGATTCCGGCGTCGCAAAGCTCGGCGATAGAGAAGGGAAGCAGCCGCAAAAGGGCGGTTCGTCCGGCCAGGGACTGGCTCACGGCGGCCCGCAGGTCCATTTGCTGACTCCCGGTGAGAATGTACCGGCCCGTCTCTTCCATTTGCTGACTCCCGGTGAGAATGTACCGGCCCGTCTCTTGCGGATGCCTATCCGCCTCGACCTGGATGTAGCTTAGCAACTGCGGCGCCCGCTGAATCTCGTCGAAGATAACCGGTGGCGCATACCGTTTCAGAAACGATCGCGGGTCCTCCGTTGCGAAGCGCCTCTCGTCCGGGGACTCCAGATTGACATACGCATAATCGGAGAACTGATGCCTGACAAGCGTCGTCTTTCCGGACTGGCGCGGCCCCGTTACGGTGACGACCGGGTATTCGCGCGCCGCTTGCCCCAGCGCATTGCTTATTCTTCGTTCAATGTAAGCCATCCGCTATCACCCCCAGGAACGAGGCTACCACAATTTTATACAATATTCAATTACAATATTTATTCGGGATAGATTAGGCAGGGGGAAGGTCTCACCCCCGTAAAAACGCTAAAAACGGAGACCTGACCCCCAAAAAATTGGCTTGACAGAATAATTACTCACGAGTAAGTTACTTGCGTGTAATCTTGAACAAGGAGACTCGATGATGATTTTTATCAACAGGGAGACTGAGCTTTCTTTTCTGCGCCGCGCCTGGCAGGAAGAAAAATCGCAATTCGTGGTGATTTACGGAAAAAGGCGTGTCGGCAAGACGGCCCTGGTCAAGGAATTTTCCCGGGACTTGCCCCACATCTATTTCCTCGCCGACAAGGCGCCCGACAGAGACCAGCTTGCCCAGCTCTCCGAGAAAGTCGGCCTCCATTTCCAGGACGACTTTCTTCTCTCGCGCGGGTTTGGAACCTGGCACGATTTCTTCAAATATTTAATTAGGGACAGAGCCCCTATTAATCCCGAATTAACAGGGGCTCTGTCCCTAATTAACCAACGCAAGCTCGTTCTCATCTTCGATGAATTCCCCTATCTGATCGAAAGCAATCCGGCCATTCCGTCCCTGTTTCAAAAGAGTTGGGATGAAGAGTTGAGTCAATCCGGCGTTTTTATGATCCTGCTCGGGTCCAGTATGGGCATGATGGAAACGGAGGTCCTCGGCCACAAATCGCCGCTGTTCGGCAGGCGTACCGGTCAGATTCTCGTTGAGCCGCTCCCTTTTACCGATGCGAAAAACTTTTTCCCGGGTCTGTCCAACGACGCGTTCATGTATTTTTACGGCGCCCTGGGCGGAACACCCGCCTATCTCCTGCAATTCGACCCGGCCGACGATTTCCGCGAGAATCTCCGGCGCCGCATCCTCGCCCCGGAGGCCTATCTCTACCGCGAACCGGACTTCATCCTGCGGGAGGAGCTGCGGGAGCCCCGCAACTACTTTTCCATCCTGCGAGCCATCTCGATGGGGAAAACCCGCCCCGCGGAAATCATTAACGAAACAGGGTTTGAAAAGAACATGGTCGGCAAGTACCTCTCCGTCCTGACCGATCTGAAGATCATCCGACGCGAAGTGCCCGTCACGGAATGGGGCTTCGAGAAAAGCAAAAAGGGCATTTACCTTCTTGAAGATCATTTTTTCCGCTTCTGGTTCAATTACGTCTATCCCAACAGGAGTTTCCTCGAAGAGGGGCAAAGCGATTATGTTCTGGACCGGAAGATCATGCCTTCCCTCGACCGGTTCATTGCGTGGTCCTTCGAGGAGGTCTGCCGCTCCCTGGTTCGCAAAGGGTTGCCGGGGGGGATAAAATGCAATCGGGTGGGGCGGTGGTGGAGCAAGGAGGGCGAAATCGATATTGTAGGACTGGCCGAGGATGAAAATACCGCTGTTTTCGGAGAGGTCAAATGGAGCGTCAACCCGGTCGGCACGGACATCCTGGATGATCTGGAAAAGAAGGCAAGGCTGGTGGATTGGCATAGAGGCGAGCGAAAGGAAGCTTTCGTCCTCTTCAGCCGCTCCGGTTTCACGGCTAACCTGGAAAAACTCGCGAAAGAACGCGGGGATCTGCTGCTCTTCCCGACAAAACGAGAGCTTTGAATTTCTCCCGAAATGTTGTTAATTGTCATTCCCGTGAAAACGGGAATCTGGTCTTTTCGGGAACTTATAGATTATGAACATTAAGCTTCGCTTTCCCGCCTGCGCGGGAATGACAAAAAAGCGAGATTTTCAAAGATCTCGAATTTTGTCATTTCGAGGAGCGTTAGCGACGAGAAACCTTAATGCTCGTGCACAGTTAAAGATTTCTCCCTTCGGTCGAAATGACAATATTGACAGTTATTCAAAGGCCTCTCTTTATTTCAGAGCCAAGTGAATTTTCAGGGCCTCGTCGATCGCGTTCAAACCCTTCTGATCCAAAGCGCCAATCCTTTTTATGATCCTTTTCTTGTCGAGGGTGCGAATCTGATCCGCTTTGATTTTGGAGTCCTTGGGTAAATTGGCAATGCCTTGAGCAATAAAAACCTCAAAGGGATAGACCGATTGAGGTTTTTTTGAGGTCAGGGGAAGAATCGTCACCGTCCCGGAAAATTCATTGTTCTTATCGTTGGAAACCACCGCGACCGGGCGAGTTTTGGCGATCTCCCGCCCCATCACGGGGTCAAGGGCGGCCAGATAAATCTCCCCTCGTTTAATAATCATCCCATCCCTCCAGATCGACAGCTTCGAATTCTTCGGTCATGGCTGCATTCCCGGCTGCCGCGGCGCGATACCCTTTTTCAAGCTGCTTTTCCAATTCGGCTGCTTTCAATTTCCGAATATACTCCCGCAGTGATTCCGCAATGAGGCGGCTGCGACTGCGAGGGCCAGCAACGTGATTCAAGGATTCGATCACATCCCTCGGTAAGGTTACATTAATTCGGACCATTTCTGTCTGCATAAAGCACCTCCTTCCATGGGTCATAATAAAGCACACAGAAGTGTGTAATGTCAAGAACAGAAATAGGGGCAAATACGCCCCCCGGCAAAACACCTGTGAAGGGCCAAACAATTGGGGCTCTGTCCCTAATTAATAAAATCCTCTCTGCCCGATGTCCGGCATCAAATCGCTTTGTTCCTGATGAGGATGTTGATCTAAGTATAATCATTTATGTGTCGGAGTAGAATTAATTAATCGGGTGCAATGATCCGCAAGGCGGGGAAATAGGTGCGATAGCGGGCGGCATCACGTGTCAGCAGCGTCATGCCGGCGACCTCCGCATGGGCGCCGATATAGAAATCCGGTAACGGCGACCTTTTTTGCCCGCCTTTGCGACGATAATCGAGAAAACACTTGCCGGCAAGAAACGCTGCTTCCCACGGCAGGGGCAGGCGGCGGAAATAAGTTGAAGGCAGCGCCGCGTCGAGCTCTTCCACCTTTTCGAACCTGATCGAAACTTCAGCATAGATGATGGGATTGACAGCCAGGATGTTGGAGCTTGCGCAATCGGCCAACTTTTCCGACGACCATGCAAACCAGCCCCCATCCTCCGTCAGGATATCCAGGATAACGCTGCTGTCAACGAGAATCTCCATCACTCCCTCGTCATGGCCAGAATCTCATCTGTGCGCAAAGCCACGGTCCCTTTGCCCTTCATGCAGGCAATCAGATCCTTCCCACGCCCTTCATCACTCTCGGCTTTCTGAAGAAACACCTTGTTACCGGAAACAAAAAACTCAACCTCCGTGTTCGCCAGAAATCCCATTTGCTCACGGACATTCTGAGGAATGGTGACCTGACCTTTTGATGTGATCCGCATATAACTTTCTCCTTCCTATTCTTACTGGCTGTAGTATTACCAAAGCGCAAGCCAATGTCAAGGCGAAAATAATCGCATAATAATTTTCACAATTGTCAAAGCCGGCCCGGGTGGCGTTCTTATCGAACGGGATCAGGGGCACTGTCCCTCCCCCAAAACGCTACCTTTCAGGACCTGACCCCCATCGGGTTGGGCTGCGTGTAGTGCTTGACGTATTTTCTTAGGAGCTGTTTCATTTTTTCGTCGCTGTCGGGGGAGGGGTCACGGATGGCTGCGGAGAACTCCGCGAGGATGGAGGTAAGTTCGGGAAGGGTGTATTTTTGGCTGCCCCGGGCGACAAAGATCTTCTCATGGCAACTGGCGTCGGTGCCCTCTTCCGCCGTCAGGATCTCTTCGAACAGTTTTTCACCGGGGCGCAGGCCCGTAAACTTAATGTCGATGTCCCGGTTTGGTTCCATGCCGTGGAGGCGAATCAGCTCCTCGGCGATGTGCAAGATCTTCACGGGCTCGCCCATATCCAGCACAAAGACCTCCCCGCCCTGCCCCAGCGTGGACGCCTGCAAAACCAGGGAGACCGCCTCCGGGATCGTCATAAAGTAGCGCTTCATCTCCGGGTCGGTCACCGTAAGCGGCCCACCGTGCTTCAACTGCTCCAGAAACAGCGGCAACACGCTGCCCCGGCTGCCCAGCACGTTCCCGAACCGCACAGACATGAACCGCGTGGTGGGGATAATTGGGGACATGACCCGAATTCCCTGGAATTCGGGATCGTGTCCCCAATTATCCGGGCACGAAGACTCCGGCACGTCCTGGATTATGGACATTAATCTTCGATTTCCCGCCTGCGCGGGAATGACAAGGGGAACGGGAATGACAGATGGGCAGGGATTGTCAGATGGATTAATTAATTCCCTATTTAATGTCCGGCAGATAAATTCGGCCATGCGCTTGGTGGCGCCCATGACGCTGGTCGGGCGGACGGCCTTGTCCGTCGAAATCATCACGAACGTCTCCGTCCCAAACTCCACGGCGGCGCGGGCGATGTTATACGTCCCGAAGATGTTCACCTTCGCGGCCTCTCGCGGATTGTACTCCATCATCGGCACATGCTTGTAGGCGGCGGCGTGAAAGATGATCTCCGGCCGATATTTCGCGAAGACCTCCCGCACGCGCAGCTCGTCGCGGACGTCGCCCGTGACATACTCTATCTCCCCGGAAAGATGCGGAAACAGGCGCGTCAGGCGCAGCCCGAGGTTGTGCAGCTCCGTCTCGTCGATATCGAAAAGGACGATCCGCCGTGGGCCGAACGCGCACACCTGGGTGACGATCTCCATCCCGATCGAGCCCCCCGCCCCCGTGACCAGCACCGCTTTCCCTTCGAGGAAATTCCGGATGCCCCTAAAATCGACGGAGATGATCTGGCGACCGATCAGATCCTCAATGCTGATGTCCTCCAGCCCCTTCAGGTTGATGTCCGGCCTGTCGAAATCGTAGATCCTCGGCACTACCTTGACGGTGCCGACCTTCAACTTCCGCGCCGCATCGTACAGCTCGCGCAGGGTTTTGTGGGTCAAAGACGGGATCGCGATGACGACGGCCTCCACCCGCTCTCTTGTGATGACCTCCCCCAACTTCCCCAAATTGCCCAACACCCTCACGCCGTGCATGGATGTCCCGGCCTTTGTCCGGTCGTCATCCAGAAACCCGATGGGGCAGAAATCCGTAAATCCGTTGCGCGCCATGTCCCGCACAAGCATCTCTCCGGTATTTCCCGCGCCGACGATCAGCGTCCGCTTCCCTTTGCGCCCCGCCCCCCGCTCCCGGATCACCTCCAGATAGAGCTTCTTGGAGATCCGCAGGCCGGAAACCAGCGCCAGGGTAAAGAACCCGTCCACAAGGAAGACCCGCTTGCCAATCCCCGTGATCGGCAGTTGAAAGAACGAATTGGGCAGGCTCAGGATCAAGAGGGCCATCTCGGCGACAACGACGGCCAGCACAATGCTCAACAGATCGGCCACGCCCACGTACCTCCAGGTGATTTTATAAATGCGGAAAATCACCAGGAAGCCGATCTTCAGGACAACAAAAAAAAGCAGAACCTCCCGAAGAAGCTCTGCGTAGGGCACCTGAAAATTAAAATCGAAGTGAACGAGGAAGGAAAGGTAAAGCGAGAGGGTGACGATGAGAACGTCGCAAAGCGAAAAGAATAGAAACCGCGAGAGCGACGACGTGTGTGTCAAATCATAGAGTATGCGGCCCCAAATGGAGCGGTTCAATTTTTCCGAATCGGTAGAACTATTCAATACAAAAACCTCTTTTATGGGTCGAAACGAGAGCTTGAATTTCTCCTGAAACCTGGTAATTCGTCATTCCGGCGGAAGCAGGAATCCAGTCACACCACCGATAGTATGAGAGCT
Coding sequences:
- a CDS encoding ATP-binding protein; translation: MMIFINRETELSFLRRAWQEEKSQFVVIYGKRRVGKTALVKEFSRDLPHIYFLADKAPDRDQLAQLSEKVGLHFQDDFLLSRGFGTWHDFFKYLIRDRAPINPELTGALSLINQRKLVLIFDEFPYLIESNPAIPSLFQKSWDEELSQSGVFMILLGSSMGMMETEVLGHKSPLFGRRTGQILVEPLPFTDAKNFFPGLSNDAFMYFYGALGGTPAYLLQFDPADDFRENLRRRILAPEAYLYREPDFILREELREPRNYFSILRAISMGKTRPAEIINETGFEKNMVGKYLSVLTDLKIIRREVPVTEWGFEKSKKGIYLLEDHFFRFWFNYVYPNRSFLEEGQSDYVLDRKIMPSLDRFIAWSFEEVCRSLVRKGLPGGIKCNRVGRWWSKEGEIDIVGLAEDENTAVFGEVKWSVNPVGTDILDDLEKKARLVDWHRGERKEAFVLFSRSGFTANLEKLAKERGDLLLFPTKREL
- a CDS encoding AbrB/MazE/SpoVT family DNA-binding domain-containing protein, whose protein sequence is MRITSKGQVTIPQNVREQMGFLANTEVEFFVSGNKVFLQKAESDEGRGKDLIACMKGKGTVALRTDEILAMTRE
- a CDS encoding type II toxin-antitoxin system VapC family toxin, which translates into the protein MEILVDSSVILDILTEDGGWFAWSSEKLADCASSNILAVNPIIYAEVSIRFEKVEELDAALPSTYFRRLPLPWEAAFLAGKCFLDYRRKGGQKRSPLPDFYIGAHAEVAGMTLLTRDAARYRTYFPALRIIAPD
- a CDS encoding ATP-binding protein, with the protein product MAYIERRISNALGQAAREYPVVTVTGPRQSGKTTLVRHQFSDYAYVNLESPDERRFATEDPRSFLKRYAPPVIFDEIQRAPQLLSYIQVEADRHPQETGRYILTGSQQMEETGRYILTGSQQMDLRAAVSQSLAGRTALLRLLPFSIAELCDAGIILDRDEYLYQGFMPRLYEAELQVTSLYRNYYQTYVERGVRQFAAIRNIIAFETFLRLLAGRVGQVASMSDLANSTGVSSTTLAEWLGILEASFIVFRLPPYYKNFGKRLIKSPKLYFIEPGLVAYLLGIREVGQIATHPLLGGLFENLVVAEALKTRLNKGEEPGLYFFRDNNGLEADLIIENAAGLTPIEIKASRTFSPDFCKAFPHLQKIDKAFGPGLVIYAGDKETEFKGAHVRNFLKIGTEPYFPQIAPHPDPAPGRPHPPARL
- a CDS encoding type II toxin-antitoxin system PemK/MazF family toxin; protein product: MIIKRGEIYLAALDPVMGREIAKTRPVAVVSNDKNNEFSGTVTILPLTSKKPQSVYPFEVFIAQGIANLPKDSKIKADQIRTLDKKRIIKRIGALDQKGLNAIDEALKIHLALK